A single window of Halobacillus naozhouensis DNA harbors:
- a CDS encoding glycoside hydrolase family 1 protein, which produces MSVEYKFPKDFWWGSATSATQIEGAANEGGKGRNIWDYWYSKEPNRFFEGVGPETTSDFYHTYQEDIKRMKEIGHNTFRLSISWSRLIPGGKGELNQEAVLFYNHVINELIAHEIEPFVNLFHFDMPLEMQEMGGWENRQVVDLFVDYANSCFELFGDRVKKWFTFNEPVVPVEGGYLYDFHYPNIVDAKRAIQVGYHTMIANAKSIKAFRSHHFKDSQIGIILNLTPSYPRSQNPADLKASQIADLFFNRSFLDPAVLGKYPQEFIQLLEEHGQLPQTEEGDTALIAANTVDLLGVNYYQPRRVKAKDHLPNPYSPFMPDWFFDNYEMPGRKMNKYRGWEIYEKGIYDIMMNLKENYGNIESFVSENGMGVQDEERFIKDGRIEDDYRIDFIAGHLKWLHQAIEEGCNAKGYHLWSFMDNWSWMNAYKNRYGFFSVDIETKERKPKKSAYFMKRVAEQNGF; this is translated from the coding sequence ATGTCTGTAGAATACAAATTTCCTAAAGATTTCTGGTGGGGAAGCGCAACGTCGGCTACGCAAATCGAAGGAGCTGCTAATGAAGGAGGAAAGGGCCGGAATATATGGGACTATTGGTATTCCAAAGAGCCTAATCGCTTTTTTGAAGGGGTAGGACCGGAAACGACTTCCGATTTCTATCACACGTATCAAGAAGATATTAAGAGAATGAAAGAAATCGGGCACAATACGTTCCGGCTCTCGATTTCCTGGTCAAGATTGATTCCAGGTGGGAAGGGGGAGCTCAACCAAGAAGCAGTCCTTTTTTATAATCATGTCATTAACGAATTAATAGCTCATGAAATCGAACCATTTGTCAATCTGTTTCATTTTGATATGCCACTTGAAATGCAGGAAATGGGCGGATGGGAAAATAGACAGGTTGTCGATTTATTTGTTGATTACGCCAATTCGTGCTTCGAGCTATTTGGCGACCGGGTGAAAAAATGGTTTACTTTCAATGAGCCGGTCGTTCCAGTCGAAGGCGGATACCTTTATGACTTTCATTATCCGAACATTGTGGATGCAAAGCGAGCCATCCAAGTCGGTTACCATACTATGATTGCCAATGCTAAATCTATTAAGGCATTTAGGTCCCACCATTTTAAAGACAGCCAGATTGGGATCATCTTGAATCTGACCCCTTCTTATCCAAGAAGTCAAAATCCGGCTGATCTAAAAGCGTCGCAAATAGCCGATTTATTTTTTAATAGAAGTTTCCTGGATCCGGCAGTCCTAGGCAAATATCCACAAGAGTTCATACAACTGTTAGAAGAACATGGACAGCTTCCGCAAACGGAGGAAGGTGATACCGCCTTAATTGCCGCCAATACAGTTGATTTGCTGGGCGTGAACTATTACCAGCCGCGGAGAGTGAAAGCAAAAGATCACTTACCAAACCCCTACAGTCCATTTATGCCCGATTGGTTTTTTGATAACTATGAGATGCCTGGTAGAAAAATGAACAAATACCGTGGCTGGGAGATTTATGAAAAAGGAATATACGACATCATGATGAATCTTAAAGAGAATTATGGGAACATCGAATCGTTTGTATCTGAAAACGGCATGGGTGTTCAAGATGAAGAGCGTTTCATAAAAGATGGAAGAATTGAAGATGATTATCGAATTGACTTTATAGCGGGGCATTTAAAATGGCTTCATCAGGCCATTGAAGAAGGGTGTAATGCAAAAGGCTATCATTTATGGTCGTTTATGGACAACTGGTCATGGATGAATGCCTACAAAAATCGGTACGGTTTCTTCTCCGTGGATATTGAGACAAAAGAGCGTAAACCGAAGAAAAGTGCTTACTTTATGAAACGTGTTGCTGAACAGAACGGTTTTTAA
- a CDS encoding PTS lactose/cellobiose transporter subunit IIA: MENKTENKDITEISFQIILYAGNGKANAMEAIQQAKAGNFEEADRLIEEAGEELVKSHQYQTKLLQKEASGEENPINVLLVHSQDHLMTSMTVRDLAVEIIEIYKNK; encoded by the coding sequence ATGGAAAATAAAACAGAAAACAAAGATATCACAGAAATTTCCTTTCAAATTATTCTCTATGCAGGAAATGGTAAAGCAAATGCTATGGAAGCCATTCAACAAGCGAAAGCAGGAAATTTTGAGGAAGCGGACCGTTTAATCGAAGAGGCTGGAGAAGAGCTGGTCAAGTCACATCAGTACCAAACAAAGTTATTGCAAAAAGAGGCAAGTGGAGAGGAGAACCCGATAAATGTGTTATTGGTTCACTCTCAGGACCACTTGATGACCTCGATGACCGTTCGTGACCTGGCTGTAGAAATAATTGAAATCTATAAGAACAAGTAA
- the celB gene encoding PTS cellobiose transporter subunit IIC has product MGTVNKFMDVLENILMPVADKLNNNRYLTSLRDGFMIALPLIIFGSIFVVIANLPFLDLLIGEEAYAEYQAALAPASAGTLSIMATFVIVGIGYKLTEFYEGEAIYGGVTALAAFLILTPQVLGDVTGVIAAENLGAKGMFLGIFTAFTAAELYRFFTEKDWTIKMPDGVPGAVSRSFSALIPITFTLSIFLMIRIIFSYTPFGDVQNFIYTVVQAPLTALGSGLPATIAAVLLIQIFWFFGLHGQIIVNSVMDPIWYSLATENLAAFQAGEEVPHIVSKQFIDSFIVGMGGSGMTLAVILGIFLIGKSRQMKEIGKIGAPAGIFNVNEPIIFGLPIIMNPIVLLPWLVAPVVVTVITYMAMASGLVPPPTGVIVPWTTPTILNGAIATNSWQGGVLQAFNIVVVFFIWWPFLKILDNQYYESERDDEESTNQSA; this is encoded by the coding sequence ATGGGTACAGTGAACAAATTCATGGATGTTTTAGAAAATATTTTAATGCCTGTAGCGGATAAATTAAATAATAACCGGTACTTAACATCATTGAGAGACGGTTTTATGATCGCATTGCCATTAATTATTTTTGGTTCCATTTTTGTGGTTATTGCAAATCTGCCTTTTCTCGACCTGTTAATTGGAGAAGAAGCTTATGCCGAATATCAAGCAGCATTAGCCCCTGCTTCAGCCGGTACGCTTTCGATCATGGCTACTTTTGTGATTGTCGGGATCGGTTACAAATTGACAGAGTTTTATGAGGGAGAAGCTATTTATGGTGGAGTGACTGCTCTGGCCGCCTTTCTCATCTTAACTCCTCAAGTTTTGGGCGATGTGACTGGCGTCATAGCTGCGGAAAACTTAGGAGCAAAAGGAATGTTCTTAGGTATCTTTACAGCTTTTACAGCTGCTGAATTATATCGTTTCTTCACGGAGAAAGACTGGACGATTAAAATGCCAGATGGTGTCCCGGGTGCTGTGTCACGTTCGTTTAGTGCATTAATACCGATAACTTTTACACTATCTATCTTTTTAATGATACGTATTATTTTTAGCTACACACCGTTTGGTGATGTACAAAACTTTATTTATACAGTTGTTCAGGCCCCTCTAACGGCGCTTGGAAGTGGCCTCCCGGCTACTATCGCTGCCGTTTTACTTATTCAAATCTTTTGGTTCTTTGGGCTCCATGGGCAGATTATCGTTAACTCTGTCATGGATCCGATTTGGTATTCACTTGCGACAGAAAACCTGGCAGCGTTTCAGGCAGGGGAAGAGGTCCCTCACATCGTAAGCAAACAGTTTATTGATTCTTTCATTGTCGGCATGGGTGGATCAGGAATGACGCTAGCCGTCATCCTGGGAATCTTTTTAATCGGAAAAAGCAGGCAAATGAAAGAAATTGGTAAGATCGGAGCTCCAGCTGGAATTTTCAATGTGAATGAACCGATTATTTTTGGGTTGCCTATTATTATGAATCCAATTGTTCTTCTTCCCTGGTTAGTGGCCCCGGTCGTGGTAACGGTCATTACGTATATGGCCATGGCTTCAGGTTTAGTTCCACCGCCTACGGGGGTTATCGTACCATGGACCACTCCAACGATCCTAAACGGAGCGATCGCCACTAATTCTTGGCAGGGTGGCGTACTGCAAGCTTTCAATATCGTTGTTGTATTCTTTATTTGGTGGCCGTTCTTGAAGATCTTGGATAACCAGTACTATGAATCTGAAAGAGATGATGAAGAATCAACGAATCAGAGTGCCTAA
- a CDS encoding PTS sugar transporter subunit IIB, giving the protein MKKILLACSAGMSTSLLVTKMKEAAEGKGIECEIWAVAQDKAPKDMKEADVLLIGPQMKFMKKKFEKTAAEVGIPVDVIDPMSYGRVDGKAVLEKALGLLES; this is encoded by the coding sequence ATGAAGAAAATATTACTCGCTTGTTCTGCAGGCATGTCAACTAGTCTACTCGTTACAAAAATGAAAGAGGCTGCTGAAGGAAAAGGAATTGAGTGCGAAATCTGGGCGGTGGCCCAGGATAAAGCTCCAAAGGATATGAAAGAGGCGGATGTTTTGTTAATTGGCCCGCAAATGAAATTTATGAAGAAGAAATTTGAAAAGACAGCGGCCGAGGTCGGCATACCGGTGGATGTCATTGACCCGATGTCTTACGGAAGAGTAGATGGCAAAGCAGTGCTGGAAAAGGCTCTTGGATTACTAGAATCATAA
- a CDS encoding DUF3870 domain-containing protein translates to MNTIFVAGHSKLPTGIAANHISESLTLTLEVDQNYGVIIDASCTLATDHGRDFIKTLLKGYSLKDGIEEPLTRLHEGYLGKAGNALEAALKDSYKQYQLHTEKS, encoded by the coding sequence ATGAACACCATATTTGTAGCAGGACACTCAAAATTGCCCACGGGTATCGCGGCGAACCATATTTCAGAATCGTTAACGTTGACACTTGAAGTAGATCAGAACTACGGGGTGATTATCGACGCCTCTTGTACGTTAGCAACGGATCACGGACGCGATTTCATTAAAACTTTGTTAAAGGGCTACAGTTTAAAGGATGGAATAGAAGAGCCGCTTACACGCCTTCATGAAGGTTATTTAGGGAAGGCCGGCAATGCTCTTGAGGCTGCTTTAAAGGATTCCTATAAACAATATCAGTTACATACGGAAAAGTCTTAA